Proteins encoded together in one Cryptosporangium aurantiacum window:
- a CDS encoding permease — MSIQDAPAPAPTRRRRLGSVEVLAAVLIVVVLFRGPLVDLFDTPAARTWATIFVSIVVQALPFLVFGVLISAAIAVFVPTSFFLRALPRRPALAVPVAGVAGVALPGCECGSVPIAGGLVRRGVAPAAALTFLLSAPAVNPVVLVATAVAFPGRPEMVLARFVASVLTAVAVGWLWLRFGRAEWIRIPPRPDLTGVSRWTGFWLSVRHDAIHAGGFLVVGGLTAAFLNVTVPRQWLDAIAEQPVLAVLALALLAVLLSICSEADAFVAASLSQFSLTARLAFLVVGPMIDVKLFAMQAGTFGRGFALRFGPLVFTVAVLVSVAVGSLLL, encoded by the coding sequence ATGTCGATTCAGGACGCCCCCGCTCCCGCCCCCACGCGCCGTCGTCGGCTCGGCTCGGTCGAGGTCCTGGCGGCCGTCCTCATCGTCGTCGTGCTGTTCCGCGGCCCGCTGGTCGACCTGTTCGACACCCCGGCCGCCCGCACCTGGGCCACGATCTTCGTCTCGATCGTCGTGCAGGCGTTGCCGTTCCTGGTCTTCGGCGTCCTGATCAGCGCGGCGATCGCGGTTTTCGTCCCGACGTCGTTCTTCCTCCGCGCGCTCCCACGCCGCCCGGCGCTCGCGGTGCCGGTCGCCGGCGTCGCGGGGGTGGCGCTGCCCGGCTGCGAGTGCGGCTCGGTGCCGATCGCCGGCGGGCTGGTCCGGCGCGGCGTGGCACCCGCCGCGGCGCTCACGTTCCTGCTCTCGGCGCCCGCCGTGAACCCGGTGGTGCTGGTCGCCACCGCGGTGGCGTTCCCCGGGCGGCCGGAGATGGTGCTCGCCCGGTTCGTCGCCTCGGTGCTCACCGCGGTGGCGGTGGGCTGGCTCTGGTTGCGGTTCGGGCGGGCCGAGTGGATCCGGATCCCGCCGCGCCCCGATCTGACCGGTGTCTCGCGCTGGACCGGCTTCTGGTTGTCGGTGCGTCACGACGCGATCCATGCCGGTGGGTTCCTCGTCGTCGGCGGGCTCACCGCGGCGTTCCTCAACGTCACGGTGCCGCGGCAGTGGCTGGACGCGATCGCCGAGCAACCCGTGCTCGCGGTGCTCGCGCTGGCCCTGCTCGCCGTGCTGCTGTCGATCTGCTCGGAGGCGGACGCGTTCGTCGCGGCGTCGCTGAGCCAGTTCTCGCTGACCGCGCGGCTGGCGTTCCTGGTCGTCGGCCCGATGATCGACGTCAAGCTGTTCGCGATGCAGGCCGGCACGTTCGGCCGCGGGTTCGCGCTGAGGTTCGGCCCGCTGGTGTTCACGGTGGCGGTCTTGGTCAGCGTGGCGGTGGGGAGTCTGCTGCTGTGA
- the era gene encoding GTPase Era has protein sequence MSDFHAGFACFVGRPNAGKSTLTNALVGTKVAITSSKPQTTRHTVRGIVHRPDAQLVLIDTPGLHKPRTLLGERLNDLVRTTWSEVDVIALCVPANEPVGRGDRFIADEIAGLKRKHTLAVVTKTDLVDKKRLAEQLLAVSQLGEFAEVVPVSAKSGEQVGLLTDLLAKYLPESPPLYPDGELTDEPEQVMVAELIREAALEGVRDELPHSLAVVVEEMEPREGRDDLLDVHATVFVERPSQKAIVVGAGGERIKHVGSTSRRQIEALLGTRIFLDLRVKVAKDWQRDPRQLRRLGF, from the coding sequence GTGAGCGATTTTCATGCCGGGTTCGCGTGTTTTGTGGGCCGACCTAACGCGGGCAAGTCCACGCTGACGAATGCGCTGGTTGGCACCAAGGTCGCGATCACCAGCAGCAAACCTCAGACCACGCGGCACACGGTCCGGGGCATCGTCCACCGGCCGGACGCCCAACTCGTCCTCATCGACACCCCGGGGCTGCACAAGCCGCGGACGCTGCTCGGCGAGCGTCTCAACGACCTGGTGCGTACGACCTGGTCCGAGGTCGACGTGATCGCGCTGTGCGTACCCGCGAACGAACCCGTGGGGCGCGGTGACCGGTTCATCGCCGACGAGATCGCCGGGCTCAAGCGCAAGCACACGCTCGCCGTCGTCACCAAAACCGACCTCGTCGACAAGAAGCGACTCGCCGAGCAGCTGCTCGCGGTCTCCCAGCTGGGGGAGTTCGCCGAGGTCGTCCCGGTGTCAGCGAAGTCCGGTGAACAGGTCGGACTGCTCACCGACCTGCTGGCCAAGTACCTGCCGGAGTCGCCGCCGCTCTACCCCGACGGCGAGCTGACCGACGAACCCGAGCAGGTGATGGTCGCCGAGCTGATCCGCGAGGCCGCGCTGGAGGGCGTCCGCGACGAGCTGCCGCACTCGCTCGCGGTCGTCGTCGAGGAGATGGAACCGCGTGAGGGCCGCGACGACCTGCTCGACGTCCACGCGACCGTGTTCGTCGAGCGTCCGAGCCAGAAGGCGATCGTGGTGGGCGCGGGTGGCGAGCGGATCAAGCACGTGGGGTCGACGTCACGCCGGCAGATCGAGGCGTTGCTCGGCACCCGGATCTTCCTCGACCTGCGGGTGAAGGTCGCCAAGGACTGGCAACGCGATCCTCGGCAGCTGCGGCGGCTAGGTTTCTGA
- a CDS encoding metal ABC transporter permease, whose translation MSILHYDFMVRALIAAVLVGLTAPAVGIYLVQRRMSLVGDGIGHIALTGVALGFLTGNSPVFSAVVVAALGAVAVELIRSRGGASGDVALSLLFYGGIAGGVLLMSLAPSGGNVNLLGYLFGSLLTTAPSDLIAMGILAALVLGFTVGLRSWLFAICHDEEFARVSGIPVRLLNILLAVSAAVTVTVAMRVVGVLLVSALMVIPVATAQQVARGFAATMAGAMALSVTVALSGAVGSFYLDVPSGASIVVLAVLVFVVVAVATAVGRRLQRRSAVTHPDHPPAAATSPAAGAGSAAAAAGAGAGAGAGAGAGAGAGAGAGAGAGAGAETPPAGAGAAPTDASRAGAPSR comes from the coding sequence GTGAGCATCCTGCACTACGACTTCATGGTCCGGGCGCTGATCGCGGCGGTGCTGGTCGGGCTGACCGCGCCCGCGGTCGGGATCTACCTGGTGCAGCGGCGGATGTCGCTGGTCGGTGACGGCATCGGCCACATCGCACTCACCGGCGTCGCGCTCGGGTTCCTCACCGGCAACTCGCCGGTGTTCAGCGCGGTCGTGGTGGCTGCGCTCGGCGCGGTGGCGGTGGAGCTGATCCGCTCGCGCGGCGGGGCGTCCGGCGACGTGGCGTTGTCGCTGCTGTTCTACGGCGGAATCGCGGGCGGCGTCCTGCTGATGAGCCTCGCGCCGAGCGGTGGCAACGTGAACCTGCTCGGGTACCTGTTCGGTTCGCTGTTGACCACGGCGCCGTCCGATTTGATCGCGATGGGGATACTCGCGGCGCTGGTGCTCGGGTTCACCGTCGGGCTGCGATCGTGGCTGTTCGCGATCTGCCACGACGAGGAGTTCGCCCGAGTCTCCGGCATCCCGGTGCGGCTGCTCAACATCCTGCTGGCGGTGTCCGCGGCGGTGACCGTGACCGTCGCGATGCGGGTGGTCGGCGTCCTGCTGGTGAGCGCGCTGATGGTGATCCCGGTGGCGACCGCGCAGCAGGTGGCGCGCGGCTTCGCGGCCACGATGGCCGGTGCGATGGCGCTCAGCGTCACGGTCGCGCTGAGCGGCGCGGTCGGTTCGTTCTACCTGGACGTTCCGTCCGGCGCGTCGATCGTCGTCCTGGCCGTGCTGGTGTTCGTCGTGGTCGCGGTGGCGACCGCGGTCGGACGCCGCCTGCAGCGCCGCTCCGCGGTCACCCACCCCGATCACCCCCCGGCCGCAGCCACCAGCCCGGCCGCGGGCGCTGGATCGGCCGCGGCTGCGGCCGGGGCCGGGGCCGGGGCCGGGGCCGGGGCCGGGGCCGGGGCCGGGGCCGGGGCCGGGGCCGGGGCCGGGGCCGGGGCCGGGGCCGAAACGCCTCCGGCGGGGGCCGGCGCGGCGCCGACCGACGCGAGCCGCGCGGGCGCGCCGAGCCGATGA
- a CDS encoding antibiotic biosynthesis monooxygenase family protein — MLVISRFDVPEAEGAGFLERARAALGAFAARPGFVRGRVGRSADVPTAWALTTEWDSVGSFRRALSDFDVKVHASTLLAESSDEPSAFEVMGAWDGSAETVGRTDRAPDADVTRVGEPPR, encoded by the coding sequence GTGCTGGTCATCAGCCGATTCGACGTGCCGGAAGCGGAAGGCGCCGGGTTCCTGGAGCGTGCGCGTGCGGCGCTGGGCGCCTTTGCGGCCCGGCCGGGGTTCGTCCGAGGGCGGGTGGGGCGTTCCGCCGACGTACCGACCGCGTGGGCGCTGACCACCGAGTGGGACTCGGTCGGCAGCTTTCGGCGAGCGCTGTCGGATTTTGACGTGAAGGTCCACGCGAGCACGCTGCTGGCCGAGTCGAGCGACGAGCCGAGCGCGTTCGAGGTGATGGGGGCGTGGGACGGGTCGGCCGAGACGGTCGGACGCACCGACCGCGCGCCGGACGCCGACGTGACCCGGGTCGGTGAACCGCCCCGGTAG
- a CDS encoding TIGR03943 family putative permease subunit: MNREAQSIVLLLIGGALLRITVFSDVYLRYVKPGLRWYLVAAGVVLVVAAAITLYRELFGQPADEHDHSHGGPRVAWLLLLPVLTIFLIGPPSLGSYAAEKQGAAAVGQPSSDLPPLPAGDPVKLSVLDYVTRALWEDGASLRGREARLTGFVTVGPDSTVYLTRIVLSCCAADGRPLKVALNGVQPATLERDAWITVVGTYDPARRTDPVSREAVPTITVRTLDRIDPPAEPYDS; the protein is encoded by the coding sequence GTGAATCGTGAGGCACAGAGCATCGTCCTGCTGCTCATCGGTGGTGCGCTCCTGCGTATCACGGTGTTCTCGGACGTCTACCTGCGCTACGTGAAGCCCGGCCTGCGGTGGTACCTGGTCGCCGCGGGCGTCGTGCTGGTCGTCGCGGCGGCGATCACGCTGTACCGGGAGCTGTTCGGGCAACCGGCTGACGAGCACGACCACTCGCACGGCGGCCCCCGGGTGGCCTGGCTGCTGCTCCTGCCCGTTCTGACGATCTTCCTGATCGGGCCCCCGTCGCTCGGCTCGTACGCCGCGGAGAAGCAGGGAGCGGCCGCGGTCGGGCAACCGAGTTCAGACTTGCCACCGCTGCCGGCCGGCGACCCGGTGAAACTCTCGGTGCTGGACTACGTCACGCGCGCGCTCTGGGAGGACGGCGCTTCGCTGCGCGGACGTGAGGCGCGGCTCACCGGCTTCGTCACGGTCGGGCCCGACAGCACGGTGTACCTGACCCGCATCGTGCTGAGCTGCTGCGCGGCCGACGGACGCCCGCTCAAGGTCGCGCTGAACGGCGTCCAGCCCGCGACCCTGGAGCGGGACGCCTGGATCACGGTGGTCGGCACCTACGACCCGGCCCGGCGCACCGATCCGGTCAGCCGCGAGGCGGTGCCGACGATCACGGTGCGGACGCTCGACCGCATCGATCCGCCCGCCGAGCCCTACGACAGCTAG
- a CDS encoding metal ABC transporter substrate-binding protein: MYSGPLRAVVTALLAVGVAAAATGCSSSDSSAAADGKLGVVAAFYPLQYVTQQVGGDHVSVTNLVEPGTEPHDVELSPKQVAQVTDADAVVYLREFQPAVDDAVDSGAKNKSLDVAGVAPLSDGYVPLEEGELHEDEKGKDPHVWLDPTRLAGIADAVAKKLGDLDPDHAAEYTANAKALNTKLGTLDAEYKSGLASCKQKTIVVSHNAFGYLAARYGLTQVPITGLTPEEEPSAARLAEVAKYAKENGVTVIFFETLVSPKIAQALASEVGAKAEVLDPIEGIAKESNDDYFSVMRTNLTTLRGALSCQ; encoded by the coding sequence ATGTACAGCGGACCCCTCCGCGCGGTCGTCACCGCGCTGCTCGCTGTCGGCGTCGCTGCGGCGGCAACCGGCTGCTCCTCCTCCGACTCCAGCGCTGCTGCCGACGGCAAGCTCGGCGTCGTCGCCGCGTTCTACCCGCTGCAGTACGTCACGCAGCAGGTCGGCGGCGACCACGTCTCGGTGACGAACCTCGTCGAGCCCGGCACCGAGCCGCACGACGTCGAGCTGAGCCCCAAGCAAGTTGCCCAGGTCACCGACGCGGACGCGGTCGTCTACCTGCGGGAGTTCCAGCCCGCGGTGGACGACGCGGTCGACAGCGGGGCGAAGAACAAGTCCCTCGACGTGGCCGGCGTCGCACCGCTCTCGGACGGCTACGTGCCGCTCGAGGAGGGCGAACTGCACGAGGACGAGAAGGGTAAGGACCCGCACGTCTGGCTCGACCCCACCCGGCTGGCCGGCATCGCGGACGCGGTCGCGAAGAAGCTCGGCGACCTCGACCCCGATCACGCCGCGGAATACACGGCCAACGCGAAGGCGCTGAACACGAAGCTGGGCACGCTCGACGCCGAGTACAAGTCGGGTCTGGCGAGCTGCAAGCAGAAAACGATAGTCGTGAGCCACAACGCGTTCGGTTACCTCGCTGCGAGGTACGGTCTGACCCAGGTGCCGATCACCGGGCTCACGCCGGAGGAGGAGCCGTCCGCGGCTCGCCTGGCCGAGGTGGCCAAGTACGCGAAAGAGAACGGGGTCACGGTGATCTTCTTCGAGACGCTGGTCAGCCCGAAGATCGCCCAGGCGCTGGCCAGTGAGGTCGGGGCCAAGGCCGAGGTGCTCGACCCGATCGAGGGCATCGCCAAGGAAAGCAACGACGACTACTTCTCGGTGATGCGCACGAACCTGACCACGCTGCGAGGCGCATTGTCGTGCCAGTGA
- a CDS encoding DUF6703 family protein, giving the protein MSEAQPPLGPRSAALLAFLLRLPRFVLVLGVMAILLAGAFLPGIPGAVLVLAIAALLAWLARLAWRSASSGARAGRVVAVAVLLAFALTKF; this is encoded by the coding sequence GTGTCCGAAGCCCAGCCCCCACTCGGACCGCGCTCGGCAGCGCTTCTGGCCTTCCTGCTCCGTCTCCCGCGGTTTGTGCTGGTCCTGGGCGTGATGGCGATCCTGCTCGCCGGCGCTTTCCTCCCCGGAATCCCCGGAGCGGTGCTGGTGCTGGCGATCGCCGCGCTGCTCGCCTGGCTGGCCCGGCTCGCCTGGAGGTCGGCCTCCTCCGGAGCCCGCGCCGGGCGGGTGGTGGCGGTCGCGGTCCTGCTCGCCTTCGCGCTCACCAAATTCTGA
- a CDS encoding zinc-binding dehydrogenase translates to MKTRAAVLTGPDGPAGLVLQERDVPQIGRRDVRIAVEAAGVMFAEVQMALGRYPGQPRYPFVPGYDLVGTVTDAGAASGLRPGQRVAAMTRTGAWAEHVVLPAAGLVAVPDELDSADAVALVTNGVTAHQLVHRSAVVRPGETVLVLGASGGVGTLLTQLSVAAGARVLGAASPAKHDRVRTLGGEPIDYHGDDLPARIRALAPDGVDVVFDPIGGAGLGDSWALLRPGGRLVWYGSQSTLNNTGFRFAPALTALRKIAGWNLRSLIRRDGRRGSLYYIRTGTPAFRADLATVFAEAAAGRLDSAVSARYPLERAKEALVALAEGRITGKAVLLPAAGSGAGGALGAGAEDLQGV, encoded by the coding sequence ATGAAGACGCGCGCAGCGGTGCTGACCGGACCCGACGGCCCGGCCGGGCTGGTCCTCCAGGAACGCGACGTGCCCCAGATCGGGCGGCGCGACGTGCGCATCGCGGTGGAGGCCGCGGGCGTGATGTTCGCCGAGGTGCAGATGGCGCTGGGCCGCTATCCGGGGCAGCCGCGGTACCCGTTCGTCCCCGGTTACGACCTGGTGGGCACGGTGACCGACGCCGGCGCCGCGAGCGGCCTCCGTCCGGGGCAGCGCGTCGCGGCGATGACCCGCACCGGCGCCTGGGCCGAGCACGTGGTGCTGCCGGCCGCGGGTCTGGTCGCGGTGCCCGACGAGCTCGACTCCGCCGACGCGGTCGCGCTCGTCACCAACGGCGTCACCGCCCACCAGCTGGTCCACCGGTCGGCGGTGGTGCGGCCGGGTGAGACCGTGCTCGTCCTCGGCGCCTCCGGCGGCGTGGGGACGCTACTCACGCAGCTGTCGGTCGCGGCAGGCGCACGCGTCCTCGGCGCCGCGTCGCCGGCCAAACACGACCGGGTGCGGACGCTCGGCGGCGAACCGATCGACTACCACGGTGACGACCTGCCTGCCCGGATCCGCGCGCTGGCGCCCGACGGCGTCGACGTCGTCTTCGATCCGATCGGCGGTGCCGGTCTGGGCGACTCCTGGGCGCTGCTGCGGCCGGGCGGGCGCCTGGTCTGGTACGGCAGCCAGTCGACGCTGAACAACACCGGGTTCCGGTTCGCACCCGCGCTGACCGCGCTACGGAAGATCGCCGGCTGGAACCTGCGCAGCCTGATCCGGCGGGACGGGCGGCGCGGATCGCTCTACTACATCCGCACGGGGACGCCCGCGTTCCGCGCCGATCTCGCCACCGTGTTCGCGGAGGCCGCAGCCGGGAGGCTGGATTCCGCGGTGAGTGCGCGGTATCCGCTGGAGCGCGCGAAGGAGGCGCTGGTGGCGCTCGCCGAGGGTCGGATCACCGGCAAGGCCGTGCTGCTGCCTGCCGCGGGTTCAGGCGCGGGCGGCGCACTCGGCGCAGGTGCCGAAGATCTCCAGGGTGTGTGA
- a CDS encoding isoprenyl transferase, with translation MRKRRGPVSPPAPHPSGVRPPPIPADLVPRHVALIMDGNGRWAKQRGLPRTEGHKRGEDSLFDVIEGCIEVGVKYLSAYAFSTENWKRSPDEVRFLMGFNRDVIRRRRDQLHAMGVKVRWAGRRPKLWRSVIAELEDAEEMTRGNDVLTLQFCVNYGGRAEIADAAAAIARDVAAGRLSPEKVNEKLFARYLDEPQIPDVDLFVRSSGEQRISNFLLWQSAYAELVFDDTLFPDFDRRNIWRACEIYASRDRRYGGAVPNPVPEGQPAI, from the coding sequence ATGAGGAAGCGGCGTGGGCCCGTCAGCCCGCCGGCTCCGCACCCGAGTGGTGTGCGTCCGCCGCCGATCCCGGCCGACCTGGTGCCGCGGCACGTCGCGCTGATCATGGACGGCAACGGACGCTGGGCCAAGCAGCGCGGCCTGCCCCGGACCGAGGGCCACAAGCGCGGCGAGGACTCGCTGTTCGACGTCATCGAGGGCTGCATCGAGGTCGGGGTGAAGTACCTCTCGGCCTACGCGTTCTCCACGGAGAACTGGAAGCGCTCACCGGATGAGGTCCGGTTCCTCATGGGATTCAACCGGGACGTGATCCGGCGTCGGCGCGATCAGCTGCACGCGATGGGCGTCAAGGTGCGGTGGGCCGGGCGGCGTCCGAAGTTGTGGCGGAGCGTGATCGCCGAGCTCGAGGACGCCGAGGAGATGACTCGCGGCAACGACGTTCTCACGTTGCAGTTCTGCGTGAACTACGGCGGCCGGGCCGAGATCGCGGACGCCGCTGCGGCGATCGCGCGAGACGTCGCGGCCGGGCGGCTCTCGCCGGAGAAGGTCAACGAGAAACTGTTCGCGCGCTACCTGGACGAGCCGCAGATTCCGGACGTCGACTTGTTCGTGCGCTCCTCCGGTGAGCAGCGGATATCCAACTTCCTGCTGTGGCAGTCGGCGTACGCCGAACTGGTCTTCGACGACACGCTGTTCCCGGACTTCGACCGCCGCAACATTTGGCGAGCGTGCGAGATCTACGCGTCCCGCGACCGTCGGTACGGAGGTGCCGTGCCCAACCCGGTGCCGGAGGGTCAGCCCGCCATCTGA
- a CDS encoding winged helix-turn-helix domain-containing protein: MGDGSERGPEGEVGSYAPAAELLRALASPLRIAIVMRLDDADQCVHELVDALGVPQPLVSQHLRVLRDAGVVVPHRRGREVAYSLADSHVAHVVRDAVAHSAHSPA, encoded by the coding sequence ATCGGCGACGGCTCGGAGCGCGGGCCGGAAGGCGAGGTCGGGAGTTATGCGCCGGCGGCGGAGTTGTTGCGGGCGCTCGCGTCGCCGCTACGGATCGCGATCGTGATGCGACTCGACGACGCCGACCAGTGCGTCCACGAGCTGGTCGACGCGCTCGGCGTCCCGCAGCCGCTGGTCTCCCAGCACCTCCGTGTGCTGCGTGACGCCGGCGTCGTCGTGCCCCACCGGCGCGGACGCGAGGTCGCCTACTCGCTCGCCGATTCCCACGTCGCGCACGTGGTGCGGGACGCGGTCGCCCACTCCGCACATTCCCCGGCGTGA
- a CDS encoding metal ABC transporter ATP-binding protein, whose protein sequence is MSPPTPAQPVIAAEHATVVLGERPVLRDVSLAVTGGEVVALLGSNGSGKSTLVRTLLGLVPLAEGDVRLFGTPLTAFSDWRRIGYVPQRAGASTGVPATVREVVTSGRLARRGFLRFASAADRAAVTEALETVGLAERARERVSTLSGGQQQRVLIARALAGEPDLLVLDEPNAGVDAASQRAFADTVARLVERGTTLLVVLHEVGPLADLITRTVVLDHGRVAHDGVPWADGHLGGYWIDTDRHHVHGNPTTSPAGEWDGTPDHAGPAKSRR, encoded by the coding sequence GTGAGTCCGCCGACCCCGGCACAGCCCGTGATCGCCGCCGAGCACGCGACCGTCGTGCTCGGCGAGCGGCCGGTGCTCCGCGACGTCTCGCTCGCGGTCACCGGCGGCGAGGTCGTCGCACTGCTCGGATCCAACGGGTCCGGCAAGTCGACGCTGGTCCGGACGCTGCTGGGGTTGGTGCCGCTCGCCGAGGGTGACGTCCGACTGTTCGGGACCCCGCTCACGGCGTTCTCCGACTGGCGTCGCATCGGGTACGTGCCGCAGCGGGCCGGTGCCTCCACGGGCGTGCCGGCAACCGTCCGCGAAGTGGTCACCAGCGGGCGACTGGCCCGCCGCGGCTTCCTCCGTTTCGCGTCCGCTGCCGACCGGGCCGCGGTCACCGAGGCGCTGGAGACCGTCGGGCTCGCCGAGCGCGCCCGGGAACGCGTGTCCACGCTCTCCGGCGGCCAGCAGCAGCGAGTCCTGATCGCCCGTGCGCTGGCCGGAGAGCCGGACCTGCTCGTCCTCGACGAACCGAACGCCGGGGTGGACGCCGCCAGCCAGCGCGCGTTTGCCGACACCGTTGCCCGGCTGGTCGAGCGCGGCACCACGCTCCTCGTCGTACTGCACGAGGTCGGCCCGCTCGCCGACCTGATCACCCGCACGGTCGTGCTCGACCACGGACGCGTCGCCCACGACGGCGTCCCGTGGGCCGACGGGCACCTCGGCGGCTACTGGATCGACACCGACCGGCACCACGTCCACGGCAACCCGACGACCAGTCCGGCCGGTGAGTGGGACGGCACCCCGGACCACGCCGGGCCCGCGAAGTCGAGGCGGTGA
- the recO gene encoding DNA repair protein RecO encodes MPLYRDIGVVLRVQQLGEADRIITLLTRRHGRVRAVAKGVRKTKSRIGGRLEPFSHVDLQLYEGRSLDVVSQVETVEPFGKHIVDDYGRYTAASAIAETAERLTAEEREPALRLHLLTVGALRALAAGEHDAPLILDAYLLRAMSYAGWAPALMACAVCGLRGAHRAFSVQAGGCVCANCRPPGSASPSVESLELMVALLDGDWNHAGDTDGSTRREASGLVAAHLQWHLERGLRSLPLVDRTNVGENSR; translated from the coding sequence GTGCCCCTCTACCGGGACATCGGCGTCGTCCTCCGGGTACAGCAACTCGGTGAGGCCGACCGGATCATCACGCTGCTGACCCGGCGGCACGGCCGGGTCCGTGCGGTGGCCAAGGGCGTGCGGAAGACCAAGAGCCGGATCGGCGGCCGGCTGGAGCCGTTCAGCCACGTGGATCTGCAGCTCTACGAGGGTCGCTCGCTGGACGTCGTCAGCCAAGTGGAGACCGTCGAACCGTTCGGGAAGCACATCGTCGACGACTACGGTCGGTACACGGCGGCGTCCGCGATCGCGGAGACCGCGGAGCGGTTGACCGCCGAGGAACGGGAACCGGCGCTCCGGCTCCATCTGCTGACGGTCGGCGCGCTGCGGGCGCTGGCAGCGGGTGAGCACGACGCGCCGCTGATCCTCGACGCGTACCTGCTGCGGGCGATGAGCTACGCGGGGTGGGCGCCGGCGCTGATGGCGTGCGCGGTCTGTGGGCTGCGCGGTGCGCACCGGGCGTTCTCGGTGCAGGCGGGCGGCTGCGTCTGCGCGAACTGTCGTCCGCCGGGCTCGGCGTCACCGTCGGTGGAGTCGCTCGAGCTGATGGTCGCGTTGCTGGACGGCGACTGGAACCACGCCGGTGACACCGACGGGTCCACGCGCCGGGAAGCCAGCGGGCTGGTGGCGGCCCACCTGCAGTGGCACCTGGAGCGAGGCCTACGCTCGTTGCCGCTGGTTGATCGCACGAACGTAGGGGAGAACTCCCGATGA
- a CDS encoding TetR/AcrR family transcriptional regulator: MSKSNPVVDRRERYREQTREEAKAVALRQLAESGTGGLSLNAIAREIGLSGPALYRYFANRDALLTALVLDGFTAVGDVLDQAAADAADEPPEARLRAVLGAFRAWSIAEPHRYQLLFGTPVPAYRAPDVTIAAAARMFTAVLRTMVDVAAERDRADPTRTPPAPTPLDEQLVLWYADSSVPPHLVRATVIGWSRLHGVLSLEIQGAFGPMRFDAGLLYASEVDTIIASL, from the coding sequence ATGAGCAAGTCGAATCCGGTGGTCGATCGCCGCGAGCGATATCGGGAGCAGACCCGTGAGGAGGCGAAAGCCGTCGCCTTGCGGCAGCTCGCCGAGTCCGGCACCGGCGGCCTCTCGCTCAACGCGATCGCGCGGGAGATCGGGCTCTCCGGCCCGGCGCTCTACCGCTACTTCGCCAATCGGGACGCGCTGCTCACCGCGCTGGTCCTCGACGGTTTCACCGCGGTCGGGGACGTGCTGGACCAGGCCGCGGCCGACGCCGCCGACGAGCCGCCCGAGGCGCGGCTACGGGCCGTGCTCGGCGCGTTCCGCGCCTGGTCGATCGCCGAGCCGCACCGGTACCAGTTGCTGTTCGGTACGCCGGTTCCCGCCTATCGGGCCCCGGACGTCACGATCGCGGCCGCCGCACGGATGTTCACGGCCGTCCTGCGCACGATGGTGGACGTGGCCGCTGAACGAGACCGTGCCGACCCCACGCGGACGCCGCCCGCGCCGACGCCCCTGGACGAGCAGTTGGTGCTCTGGTACGCGGACTCGTCCGTGCCGCCGCACCTGGTGCGCGCGACCGTGATCGGGTGGTCGCGGCTGCACGGTGTGCTCAGCCTGGAGATCCAGGGCGCGTTCGGACCCATGCGCTTCGACGCCGGCCTGCTGTACGCCTCCGAGGTGGACACGATCATCGCGTCGCTCTAG
- a CDS encoding Fur family transcriptional regulator has translation MQASVGRTTRQRTAVMALLSEVEEFRSAQELHELLRQRGESVGLTTVYRTLQALADAEEIDVMRPPGGEHLYRRCSSGHHHHLVCRACGRTVEVAGPTVESWANRVAAEHGFADVSHTLEIFGTCAECAARA, from the coding sequence ATGCAGGCGAGTGTCGGCCGTACTACGCGTCAGCGCACGGCAGTCATGGCATTGCTCTCCGAAGTCGAAGAGTTCCGCAGCGCTCAAGAACTGCACGAGTTGCTCCGGCAGCGCGGCGAGTCGGTCGGGCTGACCACCGTCTACCGCACGCTCCAGGCGCTCGCCGACGCCGAGGAGATCGACGTCATGCGCCCGCCCGGCGGTGAGCACCTCTACCGCCGCTGCTCCAGCGGACACCACCATCACCTGGTCTGCCGGGCGTGCGGCCGCACCGTCGAGGTCGCCGGCCCGACCGTGGAGAGCTGGGCGAACCGGGTCGCGGCCGAGCACGGCTTCGCCGACGTCTCACACACCCTGGAGATCTTCGGCACCTGCGCCGAGTGCGCCGCCCGCGCCTGA
- a CDS encoding cytidine deaminase has translation MSDLSALDPEDAKIVTLARSTRARTGAAEGAAVRDTDGRTYAAATVSLPSLQLSALQVAVAMAVSSGAPGLEAAAVVTAAPKPEPLGVAAVHDLTPDAPILVADPAGAIRART, from the coding sequence ATGTCTGACCTTTCTGCCCTCGACCCGGAAGACGCGAAGATCGTCACGCTCGCCCGTTCGACTCGGGCGCGCACCGGTGCCGCCGAGGGGGCGGCGGTGCGCGACACCGACGGCCGCACGTACGCGGCAGCCACGGTCTCGCTGCCGTCGCTGCAGCTCTCGGCGTTGCAGGTGGCCGTGGCGATGGCGGTCTCCAGTGGCGCACCGGGCCTGGAGGCGGCGGCCGTGGTCACTGCGGCGCCCAAGCCCGAGCCACTCGGCGTAGCGGCCGTGCACGACCTCACGCCGGACGCACCCATCCTCGTCGCGGACCCGGCCGGCGCGATCCGTGCGCGCACCTGA